In Janthinobacterium sp. 67, a genomic segment contains:
- a CDS encoding TorF family putative porin yields MNKMLLALAVATALTGSLAHADEAKPDNEVSFNVAGVSDYRYRGISQTRLKPALQGGVDYVNNPTGLYAGAWASTIKWTKDAGGSGGVEVDLYAGKRGQLGSDVGYDVGVLAYVYADNGLKHVAGLADADTQEVYGQLSYGPAYVKYSHAVSNLFGIVNSKNSGYLDIGANIDLTNGWTGNLHAGHQKVKNNDASSYTDWKVGVTRDFGFVSGALAVIGTNAGKSAYASPVNGKFMGKTALQLTVSKTF; encoded by the coding sequence ATGAACAAAATGCTACTTGCACTTGCCGTCGCCACAGCCTTGACGGGCAGCCTGGCCCACGCGGACGAGGCCAAGCCCGATAATGAAGTGAGCTTCAACGTGGCCGGCGTGTCCGACTACCGTTATCGTGGCATTTCGCAGACGCGTTTGAAGCCGGCGCTGCAGGGTGGCGTCGACTACGTCAACAATCCGACGGGCCTGTATGCGGGCGCCTGGGCCTCCACCATCAAGTGGACCAAGGACGCGGGCGGCAGCGGCGGCGTGGAAGTGGACCTGTATGCGGGCAAGCGCGGCCAGTTGGGCAGCGATGTCGGCTATGACGTGGGCGTGCTCGCCTATGTGTACGCGGACAACGGCTTGAAGCATGTCGCCGGCCTGGCCGACGCGGACACGCAGGAAGTCTACGGCCAGTTGTCGTATGGCCCCGCCTACGTCAAGTATTCGCACGCCGTCTCGAACCTGTTCGGCATCGTCAACAGCAAGAACAGCGGCTACCTGGACATCGGCGCGAATATCGACCTGACGAACGGCTGGACCGGCAACCTGCACGCAGGCCACCAGAAGGTCAAGAACAATGACGCATCAAGCTACACGGACTGGAAAGTGGGCGTCACGCGCGACTTCGGTTTTGTTTCGGGTGCACTGGCCGTGATCGGCACGAACGCGGGCAAATCCGCCTATGCCTCGCCCGTGAATGGCAAATTCATGGGCAAGACGGCGCTGCAGCTGACGGTCAGCAAGACGTTTTAA
- a CDS encoding ParA family protein yields the protein MIIAITDERGGMEKSILAGRLAASRALAGRKVLLLDADPRQGAMEQAMNMHDGAMRGSLTRPRLMARAISAKGLQPELEHLVHCYHDIVIDSEGRDSMGSRSALIAARVLVVPLDGVIDAAAQSGLARRIAHACSVNPGLRVLLAADTQAAPAHDLAAQIPAARVVSLGQLYCAVFDNHQRAA from the coding sequence ATGATCATCGCCATCACGGATGAACGCGGGGGGATGGAGAAATCCATCCTGGCCGGGCGGCTGGCCGCCTCGCGCGCGCTGGCCGGCCGCAAGGTCTTGCTGCTCGATGCCGATCCGCGCCAGGGCGCCATGGAGCAAGCCATGAATATGCACGACGGCGCCATGCGCGGCAGCCTGACGCGGCCGCGCCTGATGGCGCGCGCCATCAGCGCCAAGGGCTTGCAGCCGGAGCTGGAACACCTGGTGCACTGCTACCACGACATCGTCATCGACAGCGAAGGCCGCGATTCCATGGGCAGCCGTTCGGCCCTGATCGCCGCGCGCGTGCTGGTGGTACCGCTCGACGGCGTCATCGACGCCGCCGCGCAATCAGGCCTGGCGCGCCGCATCGCGCACGCGTGCAGCGTCAATCCCGGCCTGCGTGTGCTGCTGGCAGCGGACACGCAAGCGGCGCCCGCCCATGACCTGGCGGCGCAAATTCCCGCCGCCCGCGTGGTCAGCCTGGGGCAGCTGTACTGCGCCGTTTTCGATAACCATCAGCGCGCAGCATAG
- a CDS encoding DUF4118 domain-containing protein encodes MLPNDSQRPDPDALLAQVQAQEKKAARGRLRIYFGASAGVGKTYAMLAAARKLLADGQDLLVGVVETHGRQDTAAQLDGLPVLPLKAIEYRGKTLYEFDLDEALRRAPSLILMDELAHSNVAGSRHPKRWQDVEELLAAGIDVLSTVNVQHLESLNDVVGGITGVRVAETLPDTVFDRADEVVLVDIPADELLRRLKQGKVYQPLQAERASQHFFRKGNLIALRELALRRTADRVQDDVQAYRVEKSINPVWKTGAALLACVGPHAGGEHVIRSTARLASQLNAEWHALYVETPRLQRLPAGQRERILKTLKLAQDLGARTAIVPSADIAGAVVEYARSANISKVIVGRGRANFNALARLWQAPPAARMASLAPDIDLIEVGLPPADAAPRRAAGDDAEAPRRPSRHWRYILAAGASLATALALLPLQPYLDLANIAMLSLLTVVLVAVRLGRGPAALASLVGVASFDFIFVPPRFSFAVGDFQYVITFGVMLAVGLITGHLTAGLRFQARVASHREARARALYEFSRELSGVLQTEQIFDITKSAIERAFRARATLLLPDDEGSLQAANGGEALDIGIAQWAFDHAQAAGTGTDTLPASPIFYLPLIAPMRTRGVLALLPLEGAQRGRWLLVPEQRQHLDTFAALAAIALERVHYIDVAQGALLQMESERLRNSLLAALSHDLRTPLTSLVGLAESLALSRPALSPAQLDMARSLQSETVRMSALVANLLDMARIESGQVRLNLQWQALEEVVGSALRASGPQLQQHAVLTQLAPDLPLVRYDAVLVERVLCNLLENAAKYTPPGSTITVAAGVHGQFLQVTVLDDGPGLPPGREEAIFEKFTRGERESNKPGVGLGLAICRAIVEAHGGTIHAQPHAPGQGAAIVFSLPLGTPPAPPELELDDANDFETGKPI; translated from the coding sequence ATGCTCCCCAACGACAGCCAACGCCCCGACCCTGATGCCCTGCTGGCGCAAGTGCAGGCGCAGGAAAAGAAAGCCGCGCGCGGCCGGCTGCGCATTTATTTTGGCGCTTCGGCCGGTGTCGGCAAGACCTATGCGATGCTGGCCGCCGCCCGTAAGCTGCTGGCCGATGGCCAGGACTTGCTGGTGGGCGTGGTGGAGACGCATGGGCGCCAGGATACGGCGGCCCAGCTGGACGGCTTGCCCGTGCTGCCCCTGAAGGCCATCGAGTACCGGGGCAAGACCCTGTACGAGTTCGACCTCGACGAAGCGTTGCGCCGCGCGCCGTCGTTGATACTGATGGATGAACTGGCCCACTCGAACGTGGCCGGTTCGCGCCATCCGAAACGCTGGCAGGATGTCGAGGAATTGCTGGCGGCCGGCATCGACGTGCTGTCGACCGTGAACGTGCAGCACCTGGAAAGCCTGAACGACGTGGTGGGCGGGATCACGGGCGTGCGCGTGGCCGAAACCCTGCCCGACACGGTATTCGACCGCGCCGACGAAGTGGTGCTGGTCGATATCCCCGCCGACGAACTGCTGCGCCGCCTGAAGCAGGGCAAGGTGTATCAACCGCTGCAGGCCGAGCGCGCGTCGCAGCATTTTTTCCGCAAGGGCAATCTGATCGCCTTGCGCGAATTGGCCTTGCGCCGCACGGCGGACCGGGTGCAGGACGACGTGCAAGCGTACCGTGTCGAAAAATCGATCAATCCCGTGTGGAAGACGGGCGCCGCGCTGCTGGCCTGCGTGGGACCGCACGCGGGGGGCGAACACGTGATCCGCAGCACGGCGCGCCTGGCCAGCCAGCTGAACGCGGAATGGCATGCGCTGTACGTGGAAACGCCGCGTTTGCAGCGCCTGCCGGCGGGCCAGCGCGAGCGTATTTTGAAAACCCTGAAACTGGCGCAGGACCTGGGCGCGCGCACTGCCATCGTGCCGTCGGCCGACATCGCCGGCGCCGTGGTCGAGTATGCGCGCAGCGCGAATATCTCGAAAGTCATCGTGGGCCGTGGCCGTGCCAACTTCAATGCGCTGGCGCGCCTGTGGCAGGCGCCGCCGGCCGCGCGCATGGCCAGCCTGGCGCCCGATATCGATCTGATCGAAGTGGGCTTGCCGCCAGCCGATGCGGCGCCCCGGCGCGCAGCCGGCGACGATGCGGAAGCGCCGCGCCGGCCATCGCGCCATTGGCGCTACATCCTGGCCGCCGGCGCCAGCCTGGCCACGGCCCTTGCCTTGCTCCCCTTGCAGCCCTATCTGGACCTGGCCAATATCGCCATGCTGTCCCTGCTGACGGTGGTGCTGGTGGCCGTGCGCCTGGGGCGCGGGCCGGCGGCGCTGGCCAGCCTGGTGGGCGTGGCCAGCTTCGATTTCATCTTCGTGCCGCCCCGTTTCTCGTTTGCCGTGGGCGATTTCCAGTATGTGATCACGTTTGGCGTGATGCTGGCCGTGGGCCTGATCACGGGCCACCTGACGGCGGGCCTGCGCTTCCAGGCGCGCGTGGCCTCGCACCGCGAAGCGCGCGCCCGCGCCCTGTATGAATTCTCGCGCGAGCTGTCCGGCGTGCTGCAGACGGAGCAGATTTTCGACATCACGAAAAGCGCCATCGAACGGGCTTTCCGCGCACGCGCCACCCTGCTGCTGCCCGATGATGAAGGCAGCTTGCAAGCTGCGAACGGCGGAGAGGCGCTCGATATCGGCATCGCCCAGTGGGCCTTCGACCATGCGCAGGCGGCGGGGACGGGCACCGATACCTTGCCGGCGTCGCCCATTTTCTACCTGCCGCTGATCGCACCGATGCGCACGCGCGGCGTGCTGGCGCTGCTGCCGCTCGAGGGCGCGCAGCGCGGACGCTGGCTGCTGGTGCCGGAACAGCGCCAGCACCTCGATACCTTTGCCGCCCTGGCGGCCATCGCGCTCGAGCGCGTGCACTACATCGACGTGGCCCAGGGCGCGCTGCTGCAGATGGAGTCCGAGCGGCTGCGCAATTCGCTGCTGGCGGCCCTGTCGCACGACTTGCGCACCCCTTTGACGTCGCTGGTGGGGCTGGCCGAATCGCTGGCTTTGTCCCGGCCTGCGCTGTCGCCCGCGCAGCTGGACATGGCGCGCTCGCTGCAGTCCGAAACCGTGCGCATGAGCGCCCTGGTGGCGAACTTGCTGGACATGGCGCGCATCGAGAGCGGCCAGGTACGCCTGAATCTGCAATGGCAGGCGCTGGAAGAAGTGGTGGGCAGCGCGCTGCGCGCCAGCGGCCCGCAATTGCAGCAGCATGCCGTGCTGACGCAGCTGGCGCCGGACTTGCCGCTGGTGCGCTACGACGCCGTGCTGGTCGAGCGCGTGCTGTGCAACCTGCTGGAAAACGCGGCCAAGTACACGCCGCCCGGCAGCACCATCACGGTCGCGGCCGGGGTGCATGGCCAGTTTTTGCAGGTAACGGTGCTGGATGACGGCCCGGGCTTGCCGCCCGGCCGCGAAGAAGCCATCTTTGAAAAATTCACGCGCGGCGAGCGCGAATCGAACAAGCCGGGTGTCGGGCTGGGGCTGGCCATTTGCCGCGCCATCGTCGAAGCCCACGGCGGCACCATCCACGCGCAGCCGCACGCGCCGGGACAGGGCGCCGCCATCGTCTTCAGCCTGCCGCTGGGCACGCCCCCGGCGCCGCCGGAGCTCGAACTCGATGACGCGAACGACTTTGAAACAGGAAAACCAATATGA
- the kdpB gene encoding potassium-transporting ATPase subunit KdpB: MSRTSLTLFDSALIGPAVVDAFKKLDPRTQWRSPVMFVVYVGSIITTLLATQAGISGGQGEAPFGFIVAVAVWLWFTVLFANFAEALAEGRSKAQAASLRALKQTVMAKKMQTPKYGTSWLPTPATDLRKGMTVLVEAGDVIPADGEVTAGVASVDESAITGESAPVIRESGGDFSAVTGGTRVLSDWLLVRVSVNPGEAFIDRMIAMVEGAKRQKTPNEIALTILLVALSIVFLIVTVTLLPYSLFSVAAAGSGTPVTITVLIALLVCLIPTTIGGLLSAIGVAGMSRMMQANVIATSGRAVEAAGDVDVLLLDKTGTITLGNRQASSFVPAPGVTEQQLADAAQLASLADETPEGRSIVVLAKQKFNIREREMASLHATFVPFTAQTRMSGVDIAGEQQVRQLRKGAADSMKKYVEALGQPYPDEVARAVDDIARRGSTPLVVVDDGRVMGAVELKDIVKGGIKERFAELRRMGIKTVMITGDNKLTAAAIAAEAGVDDFLAEATPEDKLKLIRSYQSEGRLVAMTGDGTNDAPALAQADVAVAMNSGTQAAKEAGNMVDLDSNPTKLLEIVEIGKQMLMTRGSLTTFSISNDIAKYFAIIPAAFVGTYPQLKALDIMHLASPASAIMSAVIFNALIIVVLIPLALKGVQYRAIGAASLLRRNLLIYGLGGIVLPFIGIKLIDMLLSALNLV; the protein is encoded by the coding sequence ATGTCACGCACAAGCCTGACCTTGTTCGATTCCGCACTGATCGGCCCCGCCGTCGTCGATGCGTTCAAAAAACTCGACCCCCGCACGCAGTGGCGCAGCCCCGTGATGTTCGTCGTCTACGTGGGCAGCATCATCACGACCCTGCTGGCGACCCAGGCCGGGATCAGCGGTGGCCAGGGCGAAGCGCCGTTCGGCTTCATCGTCGCCGTCGCCGTGTGGCTGTGGTTTACCGTGCTGTTCGCGAACTTTGCCGAAGCGCTGGCCGAAGGCCGCAGCAAGGCGCAGGCGGCCTCGCTGCGCGCCCTCAAGCAGACGGTGATGGCAAAGAAAATGCAGACGCCAAAATACGGCACCTCCTGGCTGCCCACGCCGGCCACCGATCTGCGCAAAGGCATGACGGTGCTGGTCGAAGCCGGTGACGTGATTCCCGCCGACGGCGAAGTGACGGCGGGCGTGGCTTCCGTCGACGAAAGCGCCATCACGGGCGAATCGGCGCCCGTCATCCGCGAGTCGGGCGGCGACTTTTCCGCCGTCACGGGCGGCACCCGCGTGCTGTCGGACTGGCTGCTGGTGCGCGTCTCCGTCAATCCCGGAGAAGCCTTCATCGACCGCATGATCGCCATGGTCGAAGGCGCCAAGCGCCAGAAGACGCCGAACGAGATCGCCCTGACGATTCTGCTGGTGGCCCTGTCGATCGTCTTCCTGATCGTCACCGTGACCCTGCTGCCGTATTCGCTGTTTTCCGTGGCGGCGGCCGGCAGTGGCACGCCCGTGACGATCACGGTGCTGATCGCGTTGCTCGTATGCCTGATCCCGACCACCATCGGCGGTCTGTTGTCCGCCATCGGCGTGGCCGGCATGAGCCGCATGATGCAGGCCAATGTGATCGCCACGTCGGGCCGCGCCGTGGAAGCGGCCGGCGACGTCGACGTGTTGCTGCTCGATAAAACGGGCACCATCACCCTGGGCAACCGCCAGGCGTCGAGCTTCGTGCCGGCTCCCGGCGTGACGGAGCAGCAGCTGGCCGACGCGGCGCAGCTGGCTTCGCTGGCCGATGAAACGCCGGAAGGGCGTAGCATCGTCGTGCTGGCCAAGCAGAAGTTCAACATCCGCGAACGCGAGATGGCCAGCCTGCACGCCACCTTCGTGCCCTTCACGGCGCAAACGCGCATGAGCGGCGTCGATATCGCGGGCGAGCAGCAGGTGCGCCAGCTGCGCAAGGGCGCGGCCGATTCCATGAAAAAGTATGTGGAAGCGCTGGGCCAGCCGTATCCCGATGAAGTGGCGCGCGCCGTCGACGACATCGCGCGCCGCGGCAGCACGCCGCTGGTGGTGGTCGACGATGGCCGTGTCATGGGCGCCGTGGAACTGAAGGATATCGTCAAGGGCGGCATCAAGGAGCGCTTCGCGGAACTGCGCCGCATGGGCATCAAGACCGTCATGATCACGGGCGACAACAAGCTGACGGCGGCCGCCATTGCCGCCGAAGCGGGCGTGGACGATTTCCTCGCCGAAGCGACGCCGGAAGACAAGCTCAAACTGATACGCAGCTACCAGTCCGAAGGCCGCCTGGTGGCGATGACGGGCGACGGCACCAACGATGCGCCCGCGCTGGCCCAGGCCGACGTGGCCGTGGCCATGAACTCGGGCACGCAGGCGGCCAAGGAGGCGGGCAATATGGTCGACCTCGATTCGAATCCGACCAAGCTGCTGGAAATCGTTGAAATCGGCAAGCAGATGCTGATGACGCGCGGCTCGCTGACGACGTTCTCGATCTCGAACGACATCGCCAAGTACTTCGCCATCATCCCGGCCGCCTTCGTGGGCACTTATCCGCAATTGAAGGCGCTGGACATCATGCACCTGGCCAGCCCCGCGTCGGCCATCATGTCGGCCGTGATTTTCAATGCCCTGATCATCGTCGTGCTGATTCCGCTGGCGCTCAAGGGCGTGCAATACCGGGCCATCGGCGCGGCCAGCCTGTTGCGCCGCAACCTGCTGATCTATGGCCTGGGCGGCATCGTCCTGCCCTTCATCGGCATCAAGCTGATCGACATGCTGCTGTCCGCACTCAATTTAGTCTAA
- a CDS encoding gamma-glutamyl-gamma-aminobutyrate hydrolase family protein — MSDEKDPQQPPSTDPAAPEPAPARPDRVGRRAPDDEHRARDAAPRYLKDNDTPLALAWRVISSRYRSMRDKASRDFMRRTLRIGISARIFHPEPGATGLRSKNLQYLEESIAQWVMSRDVLVFMIPTVNTSGQLHPSNITLRHYARHLDGLVLQGGADVSPQTYSEAATRPEWNGDRARDLYELELLHEFVDAGKPVLGICRGCQLINVGFGGTLYQDIASDVEGAASHVNDLYDRHRHTIVFPKGSSLAGMFPKAGEALVNSIHHQSVKDLGRDVTVEAYSQGDNIVEAIRYQRARFVMGLQWHPEFHSAGGVELLDCTPILDNFLRAARETRF, encoded by the coding sequence ATGTCAGACGAAAAAGATCCCCAGCAGCCCCCGTCCACCGACCCAGCGGCGCCAGAACCGGCACCGGCGCGGCCCGACAGGGTCGGCCGCCGGGCGCCCGATGACGAGCACCGTGCGCGCGACGCCGCCCCCCGCTACCTGAAGGACAACGATACGCCGCTGGCGCTGGCCTGGCGGGTGATCTCGTCGCGCTACCGCTCCATGCGCGACAAGGCCAGCCGCGATTTCATGCGGCGCACCCTGCGCATCGGTATATCGGCGCGCATTTTCCATCCGGAGCCGGGCGCCACTGGCCTGCGCAGCAAGAACCTGCAATACCTGGAAGAGTCGATCGCCCAGTGGGTCATGTCGCGCGACGTGCTGGTGTTCATGATCCCGACCGTCAATACGAGCGGCCAGCTACATCCGAGTAACATCACCTTGCGCCACTATGCGCGCCACCTCGATGGCCTGGTGCTGCAGGGCGGCGCCGACGTCTCGCCGCAGACGTATTCCGAGGCTGCCACGCGGCCTGAATGGAACGGCGACCGCGCGCGCGACCTGTACGAACTGGAGCTGCTGCACGAATTCGTCGATGCGGGCAAGCCCGTGCTGGGCATATGCCGCGGCTGTCAACTGATCAACGTGGGCTTTGGCGGCACCCTGTACCAGGACATCGCCTCCGACGTGGAAGGCGCCGCCTCGCACGTGAACGACCTGTATGACCGCCACCGCCACACCATCGTCTTCCCGAAAGGCTCGTCACTGGCGGGCATGTTCCCGAAGGCGGGCGAGGCGCTCGTCAATTCCATCCATCATCAGTCGGTCAAGGACCTGGGACGCGACGTCACCGTGGAAGCGTATTCGCAAGGGGACAATATCGTCGAAGCCATCCGCTACCAGCGGGCGCGCTTTGTCATGGGCTTGCAGTGGCATCCGGAATTCCATTCGGCGGGCGGCGTCGAGCTGCTCGATTGCACGCCCATCCTCGATAATTTCTTGCGCGCGGCGCGGGAGACGCGGTTTTGA
- the kdpE gene encoding two-component system response regulator KdpE yields the protein MNEPSATALLVEDEPQIRRFVRAALEDEGWQIFESATMQRGLIDAGTRRPDLIVLDLGLPDGDGIDFIADIRKWSAVPIIVLSARVDEQDKIRALDAGADDYLSKPFGVGELLARVRATLRRQRQPAASDDGVVQFGDVRVDLKDRLVTRNRQLVHMTPTEFRLLSVLVKNAGRVVTNPQLLREVWGPSNSENGHYLRIYMGHLRQKLEADPAQPQYLLTETAVGYRLLLPL from the coding sequence ATGAACGAACCTTCCGCCACCGCCTTGCTGGTCGAGGATGAACCGCAGATCCGCCGCTTCGTGCGCGCCGCGCTGGAAGACGAGGGCTGGCAGATTTTCGAATCGGCCACCATGCAGCGGGGCTTGATCGATGCGGGCACGCGCCGGCCCGACCTGATCGTGCTGGACCTGGGGCTGCCCGATGGCGACGGCATCGATTTCATCGCCGACATCCGCAAATGGTCGGCCGTGCCCATCATCGTGCTGTCGGCGCGCGTCGACGAGCAGGACAAGATCCGTGCGCTCGACGCGGGCGCGGACGACTATCTGAGCAAGCCGTTCGGCGTGGGCGAATTGCTGGCCCGCGTGCGCGCCACCCTGCGCCGCCAGCGCCAGCCTGCCGCCAGCGACGACGGCGTGGTGCAGTTCGGCGACGTGCGCGTCGACCTGAAGGACCGGCTGGTGACGCGCAACAGGCAGCTGGTGCACATGACGCCGACGGAATTCCGTTTGCTGTCCGTGCTCGTGAAAAACGCGGGCAGGGTGGTCACCAATCCGCAGCTGCTGCGCGAAGTGTGGGGGCCGTCGAACAGTGAAAACGGCCACTACCTGCGCATCTACATGGGCCATCTGCGCCAGAAGCTGGAAGCCGATCCGGCCCAGCCGCAGTACCTGCTGACGGAAACGGCCGTCGGCTACCGGCTGTTGCTGCCGCTCTAA
- the kdpC gene encoding potassium-transporting ATPase subunit KdpC, with translation MSTIVRPALVLFAALTVICGVVYPFAATGIGQLAFNDEVNGSIVERGGKPVGSSLIGQSFTSPKYFWGRPSATAPMANNGAGSGGSNQGPTNPALVDAVKARIAALKEVDPGNRNPIPVDLVTASGSGLDPEISLAGALYQAPRVARVRAMPLAQVENAIAKVQKTAYIGFFGEPRVNVLELNLALDAAAK, from the coding sequence ATGAGCACCATCGTACGTCCCGCCCTGGTCCTGTTTGCCGCGCTGACCGTGATCTGTGGCGTTGTCTACCCCTTCGCCGCGACCGGCATCGGACAGCTGGCTTTCAACGATGAAGTCAACGGCAGCATCGTCGAGCGTGGCGGAAAACCTGTCGGCTCGTCCCTGATCGGCCAGTCCTTCACCTCGCCCAAGTATTTCTGGGGCCGTCCATCGGCCACCGCGCCGATGGCGAACAACGGCGCCGGTTCGGGCGGCTCCAACCAGGGACCGACCAATCCGGCCCTGGTGGACGCCGTCAAGGCGCGCATCGCCGCCCTGAAGGAAGTCGACCCGGGTAACCGCAATCCGATTCCCGTCGACCTGGTGACGGCGTCGGGCAGCGGCCTGGATCCGGAAATCAGCCTGGCCGGCGCCCTGTACCAGGCGCCGCGCGTGGCCCGCGTGCGCGCCATGCCGCTGGCGCAGGTGGAAAACGCCATCGCCAAGGTGCAGAAGACCGCGTATATCGGCTTTTTCGGCGAACCGCGCGTGAATGTGCTGGAACTGAATCTGGCGCTCGATGCGGCTGCAAAGTAA
- the dapA gene encoding 4-hydroxy-tetrahydrodipicolinate synthase yields the protein MNQYACDQAMSSMRITAHFQGIWVPMVTPFLDDDGGIDFDAAQRLACELAASGIDGLVVCGTTGEAAMLSAAEQTMLLDSVLEAVGPRFPVVMGIGGSDTRKVVATVQRYNDHPLAGLLVSAPAYVRPSQDGIVRHFQAIAGATDQSIVLYNVPARTGVNIEPRTAALLARDSHFVAIKEAGGKLQQLGELLLDTRLDVLCGDDALLLASLSMGGHGAMSAAAQVRPDLYAQLYHLIKQGRHGAAGALFKTMLPVIRLLFAEPNPAPVKATLAMQGKVRGALRLPMTPMSSAGQDALAAALEPLMELPAWTASEKEEAREGCLLQLVSPANIMPAVRQDDHRHHG from the coding sequence ATGAACCAGTATGCCTGCGACCAGGCGATGTCCTCAATGCGCATCACCGCGCACTTCCAGGGCATCTGGGTGCCGATGGTCACGCCCTTCCTTGATGACGATGGCGGCATCGACTTCGACGCCGCACAGCGGCTCGCGTGCGAGCTGGCCGCCAGCGGCATCGATGGCCTCGTGGTGTGCGGCACCACGGGCGAAGCGGCCATGCTGAGCGCCGCCGAACAGACCATGCTGCTCGACAGCGTGCTCGAAGCCGTCGGTCCCCGCTTCCCCGTCGTCATGGGCATAGGCGGCAGCGATACGCGCAAGGTCGTCGCCACGGTGCAGCGCTACAACGACCATCCGCTGGCCGGCCTGCTGGTCTCCGCACCCGCCTATGTGCGCCCTTCGCAGGACGGCATCGTGCGCCACTTCCAGGCCATCGCCGGCGCCACCGACCAGTCCATCGTGCTGTACAACGTGCCGGCCCGCACGGGCGTCAATATCGAACCGCGGACGGCCGCCCTGCTGGCGCGCGACTCGCACTTCGTCGCCATCAAGGAAGCGGGCGGCAAGCTGCAGCAGCTGGGCGAACTGCTGCTCGACACGCGCCTGGACGTCTTGTGCGGCGACGATGCGCTGCTGCTGGCCAGCCTGTCCATGGGCGGCCACGGCGCCATGTCGGCCGCCGCCCAGGTGCGCCCCGACCTGTATGCGCAGCTGTACCACCTCATCAAGCAGGGCCGCCACGGCGCCGCCGGTGCCCTGTTCAAGACCATGCTGCCCGTCATTCGCCTGCTGTTTGCCGAACCGAATCCCGCTCCCGTCAAAGCAACGCTGGCCATGCAGGGCAAGGTGCGCGGCGCCTTGCGCCTGCCGATGACGCCCATGTCTTCCGCCGGCCAGGACGCCCTGGCCGCGGCACTCGAGCCCCTGATGGAACTGCCCGCATGGACGGCCAGCGAGAAGGAGGAAGCACGCGAAGGCTGCCTGCTGCAGCTGGTCTCCCCTGCCAACATCATGCCAGCCGTGCGCCAAGATGATCATCGCCATCACGGATGA